One window of Vitis riparia cultivar Riparia Gloire de Montpellier isolate 1030 chromosome 5, EGFV_Vit.rip_1.0, whole genome shotgun sequence genomic DNA carries:
- the LOC117914812 gene encoding protein ROOT PRIMORDIUM DEFECTIVE 1-like, producing the protein MATHHIIKRILLHPSSTSLRFKTTSVQYVASRARDPTFEKLMDDYKNLLKVVAIQDLILANPKNPTVSLQFLSNLSQKLHLNRGAASFLRKYPHIFHVFYDPSKSLPFCKLTDAAVEISRLEAVAIRGSIPIVVDRLVRLLSMSTMGKSLPLRAIFKVWRELGLPDDFEDSVILQNPHLFKLCDGNEPNTHVLKLVSVVPSGNLRAAVENWRIMECCKEDCGSSVNPLELRYSFKHGFPPGMRLGKNFKAKVKEWQRLPYVGPYEEMGEKKKSKSEIMGLEKRAVAIVHEFLSLTVEKTVEVEKISHFRKWFEIDLNIRDLFLDHPGMFYLSTKGKRHTVFLREAYERGCLIDPNPVYDAKRKLLDLVVLGRHRLFSSDSTLQDMDGSEECKLQEEGGNG; encoded by the coding sequence ATGGCCACCCACCACATTATCAAACGTATTCTTCTTCATCCTTCCTCCACATCCCTCCGATTCAAAACCACCTCAGTCCAATATGTAGCCTCCAGAGCCAGAGATCCCACATTCGAGAAGCTCATGGACGATTATAAAAACCTACTCAAAGTCGTCGCTATTCAGGACCTAATCCTTGCAAACCCTAAAAACCCCACCGTTTCCCTCCAATTCCTCTCCAATCTCTCCCAAAAACTCCACCTCAATCGGGGTGCCGCCTCCTTTCTCCGCAAATACCCTCATATTTTCCACGTTTTCTATGACCCATCCAAGTCCCTACCCTTCTGCAAATTGACTGATGCCGCAGTCGAAATTTCCCGCCTAGAAGCGGTTGCAATACGTGGTTCGATACCCATTGTGGTGGACCGGTTGGTTCGGCTGCTGTCCATGTCTACGATGGGGAAATCATTGCCGCTTCGAGCGATTTTCAAGGTTTGGAGGGAGCTTGGCCTTCCTGATGATTTCGAGGACTCTGTAATATTGCAAAACCCCCATCTTTTTAAGCTTTGTGATGGCAATGAACCGAATACTCATGTGTTGAAGCTTGTAAGTGTAGTTCCTAGTGGTAATTTGAGGGCTGCAGTTGAGAATTGGAGGATTATGGAGTGTTGTAAGGAGGATTGTGGTTCTAGTGTTAATCCACTCGAACTTCGGTACAGTTTCAAACATGGGTTTCCTCCGGGAATGAGGTTGGGGAAGAACTTTAAGGCCAAGGTTAAGGAGTGGCAGAGGCTGCCATATGTGGGGCCGTATGAGGAAATGGGGGAGAAGAAGAAGTCTAAGTCTGAAATCATGGGGTTGGAGAAACGGGCAGTTGCAATTGTTCATGAATTTTTGAGTTTGACGGTGGAGAAAACAGTGGAAGTCGAGAAGATTAGTCATTTTAGGAAATGGTTTGAGATTGATTTGAATATAAGGGATTTGTTTTTGGACCATCCTGGGATGTTTTATTTGTCAACCAAAGGAAAGAGGCATACAGTTTTTTTGAGGGAAGCTTATGAAAGGGGTTGTTTGATTGATCCAAATCCTGTGTATGATGCTAAGAGAAAGCTTCTTGATCTTGTTGTTTTGGGACGCCATCGTTTATTTTCCAGTGATTCAACACTCCAGGACATGGATGGTAGTGAGGAGTGTAAGTTGCAAGAGGAGGGCGGCAATGGTTGA